The following are encoded together in the Oceanobacillus zhaokaii genome:
- a CDS encoding Gfo/Idh/MocA family protein — protein sequence MKDLTIGMIGLDTSHALAFARLLNDPEETYHVKGARVAIAYPGGTEDFELSRSRVGGFTSELRDRFGVSIADTMETVAEKSDAILLESVDGRVHLEQLRQIISYKKPIFIDKPFCLSTKDAKEMVRLSEQYQTPIMSTSALRFSEGLTRVLDNQSKGEIIGADCFGPMELQEEQPGFFWYGIHSVEMLFTILGEGSEQVVTVKNDDYDLLTGVWKDGRIGTVRGNRKGNFQFGAMVHFEEGSEFVSIHSEQKPYYASLLEQIMFFFEDGVSRVPLSETREIIRFIEAANESRESGKSVLI from the coding sequence ATGAAGGATTTGACGATAGGCATGATAGGTTTAGATACTTCTCATGCGCTTGCTTTTGCAAGGTTACTGAATGATCCAGAAGAAACCTATCATGTAAAAGGGGCGAGGGTGGCGATTGCATATCCAGGGGGGACGGAAGATTTTGAACTAAGCAGGTCACGAGTTGGTGGCTTTACGAGCGAACTGCGTGATCGCTTTGGTGTTTCAATCGCCGATACGATGGAAACCGTCGCAGAAAAAAGTGATGCCATATTATTAGAATCTGTTGATGGCAGAGTTCATTTGGAGCAGTTAAGGCAAATTATTTCTTATAAGAAACCTATTTTTATCGATAAACCATTTTGTTTGAGCACAAAGGATGCGAAGGAAATGGTTCGTCTTTCAGAACAATATCAGACACCAATAATGAGCACTTCTGCTCTCCGGTTTTCTGAAGGATTGACTAGGGTATTAGATAATCAATCAAAAGGAGAAATTATTGGTGCAGATTGTTTTGGTCCGATGGAATTGCAGGAGGAGCAGCCGGGCTTCTTTTGGTATGGAATTCATTCAGTCGAAATGCTGTTTACGATTTTAGGTGAAGGGTCAGAGCAGGTAGTAACGGTGAAAAACGATGATTATGATCTACTTACTGGTGTTTGGAAAGACGGTCGGATTGGGACGGTCCGAGGAAATCGAAAGGGAAATTTTCAATTTGGAGCAATGGTTCATTTTGAAGAAGGAAGCGAGTTTGTTTCAATACATTCTGAGCAGAAGCCGTATTACGCTAGTTTACTAGAGCAAATCATGTTTTTCTTTGAAGATGGTGTATCAAGGGTTCCTTTAAGTGAGACAAGAGAGATTATTCGATTTATAGAAGCGGCTAATGAGAGTAGAGAATCTGGTAAATCTGTTTTGATTTAG
- a CDS encoding carbohydrate ABC transporter permease — translation MKKIISYTALILLGFTFLLPFIIMALGSLKETQFAQLDPLFWIPDDPTLSNFQYLFNDGMFLRWIFNSFVITIIPVFSQMLFAGILGYIFAKKQFPGKEVIFWIFMAVIMVPQQLLIIPKYIMFSDFGWINTYWALIVPELWAIMGVFLVRQFMQGIPVELEEAARIDGANDIKVFFKIIFPLSMPVIATVGTFAFISNWNDLFQPLIYMTQEKMFPVTVGLASLLGKEGNFGIEMAGATLSFIPTFLIFLFFQRYFTEGIQMSGMK, via the coding sequence ATTAAGAAAATTATCTCATATACGGCGTTAATACTCCTAGGCTTTACTTTCCTTCTGCCATTTATCATTATGGCTCTAGGATCACTTAAGGAAACACAATTTGCACAATTAGATCCACTTTTTTGGATACCAGATGATCCAACCTTAAGTAACTTTCAATACCTTTTTAACGATGGAATGTTTTTAAGGTGGATTTTTAACTCGTTTGTGATTACGATCATCCCAGTTTTTAGTCAGATGTTATTTGCAGGAATATTAGGTTATATTTTTGCAAAAAAACAATTCCCTGGGAAGGAAGTAATCTTTTGGATATTTATGGCAGTGATTATGGTACCACAACAGCTGTTAATCATTCCGAAGTACATTATGTTTTCGGATTTCGGTTGGATCAATACGTATTGGGCATTGATTGTTCCTGAACTTTGGGCGATTATGGGTGTGTTTTTAGTAAGGCAATTTATGCAGGGTATTCCAGTTGAATTGGAAGAGGCTGCACGTATTGATGGTGCAAATGATATTAAAGTTTTCTTCAAAATCATTTTCCCGCTATCAATGCCTGTCATTGCAACGGTTGGAACATTTGCATTTATAAGTAACTGGAATGACTTATTTCAACCATTAATTTATATGACACAAGAAAAAATGTTTCCTGTAACGGTTGGGTTAGCATCGTTACTAGGCAAGGAAGGGAACTTTGGGATTGAAATGGCTGGGGCGACCCTTTCGTTTATTCCTACTTTCTTGATTTTCTTGTTCTTCCAAAGATATTTCACAGAAGGAATTCAAATGTCAGGAATGAAGTAA
- a CDS encoding carbohydrate ABC transporter permease — protein sequence MKREWDRNAIVYIFLIPALIHFLIFQIIPFAYSFVLTFLDWKIIGDSEFVGLKNWIQFFNDDLAWKAIWNTVLFSIYYILPTMALGLILALVINMKVKFTGFFKGIFFLPVVTSFVVIAGIWGWLFRGTDSGLINFLIGFIGIDIQLFLSDSGQALMVLAGLSIFKVAGSTMIYYFAGLQSIPRELYEAARIDGASPVKIFWRITFPLLKPIHFYVLIVTTIGSFQIFDSAYLLTGGGPNYSTTTIVYYLYQQGFAGLNLSYAAVLSYALFFIILIISLIQRKYLGKEDNIY from the coding sequence ATAAAACGTGAATGGGACAGAAATGCCATCGTATATATTTTTCTAATTCCTGCACTGATTCACTTTCTGATCTTTCAAATCATTCCATTCGCGTATAGTTTTGTTTTAACATTTTTGGATTGGAAGATTATTGGAGACTCCGAATTTGTCGGGCTGAAAAATTGGATTCAGTTTTTTAATGATGATCTAGCTTGGAAAGCAATTTGGAATACGGTATTGTTTTCGATTTATTATATTTTACCAACAATGGCTCTTGGGTTAATTTTAGCATTAGTTATTAATATGAAGGTCAAGTTTACGGGCTTTTTTAAAGGGATATTTTTCCTTCCTGTTGTGACGTCTTTTGTTGTTATCGCTGGTATTTGGGGTTGGTTATTCAGAGGGACGGATTCAGGGCTCATTAACTTTCTGATTGGTTTCATCGGAATTGATATACAATTGTTTCTATCGGATTCCGGGCAGGCACTGATGGTACTTGCGGGATTAAGTATATTCAAGGTTGCAGGAAGTACGATGATTTACTATTTTGCAGGTCTGCAATCAATCCCTAGGGAATTATATGAAGCGGCTCGGATCGATGGGGCATCTCCGGTTAAAATATTCTGGAGGATTACATTTCCCCTTTTGAAACCAATTCACTTTTATGTATTAATCGTAACAACAATCGGTTCCTTTCAAATCTTTGATTCGGCATATTTACTAACAGGTGGTGGACCAAACTATTCTACAACGACAATCGTATATTATTTATATCAACAAGGATTTGCTGGGCTTAATTTAAGCTATGCAGCTGTTTTGTCTTATGCGTTGTTCTTTATTATTTTGATAATTTCACTAATACAGAGAAAATATCTTGGTAAAGAGGACAATATATACTAA
- a CDS encoding sugar ABC transporter substrate-binding protein has protein sequence MRKRIGFLVMLLTLGLVLAACNSDGEETAGTGGDGEVSGEITVWVHPYTGDAEAEKEMWDGIIARYNEEFPEAKVNIETIPWSNRDQKILTALAANNGPDVFYAIPDQMPQYADEGMLLELDPYLEGYDMDDFVDSALVSTTWKDKMYGLPILQEAYTFFYNVDVIEAIGEDPENLPTTWEEFETWAEKAKEKDFYALSYAGGGSMNGTLYPWIWQAGGDVITQDDEVLINSPESVEAFEFINNMYEKGYLPEDSITAMEHDALFQGGQMLAVLGSGISLTNLQAIEDFNFVIAPPLQNKEQVTYGTTGMFVVPSNSDNPDAAAEFVKVVTNADSQRDFNTVTQYIPTRESAKDIFDSQEYLSQLATYTEFALPGVIHPIGRNIMPLIQAEVQTMMEGKKTPKEAADAAAAVIEAELAK, from the coding sequence ATGCGAAAGAGAATTGGATTTCTTGTGATGCTACTTACGCTGGGACTAGTATTAGCTGCTTGCAACTCGGATGGTGAGGAAACAGCTGGAACTGGTGGGGATGGAGAGGTTTCTGGAGAAATAACTGTTTGGGTACATCCTTACACAGGTGATGCAGAAGCGGAAAAAGAAATGTGGGATGGAATAATCGCTAGATATAATGAGGAGTTTCCTGAAGCTAAGGTAAATATTGAGACGATTCCATGGTCTAACCGAGATCAAAAAATATTAACTGCACTTGCAGCAAACAATGGTCCAGATGTATTCTATGCGATTCCTGACCAAATGCCACAATATGCAGATGAAGGAATGCTGCTTGAGCTTGATCCTTATTTAGAAGGCTATGATATGGATGATTTTGTTGATTCAGCTTTAGTTTCAACTACATGGAAGGATAAAATGTATGGCCTGCCAATTCTGCAAGAGGCATATACTTTCTTCTATAATGTAGACGTAATTGAAGCAATTGGTGAAGACCCAGAAAATCTGCCAACAACTTGGGAAGAATTCGAAACATGGGCTGAAAAAGCAAAAGAGAAAGACTTCTATGCACTTAGCTATGCTGGTGGCGGTTCGATGAATGGAACATTATATCCGTGGATATGGCAAGCAGGTGGGGATGTTATTACCCAGGATGACGAAGTCTTGATAAATAGTCCTGAAAGTGTGGAGGCATTTGAATTCATCAACAACATGTATGAAAAAGGCTATCTTCCTGAAGATTCGATCACTGCAATGGAGCATGATGCATTATTTCAAGGTGGACAAATGCTAGCAGTCCTCGGGTCAGGGATTTCATTAACGAATTTACAAGCAATTGAGGATTTTAATTTCGTAATCGCACCACCGTTACAAAATAAAGAGCAAGTAACGTATGGTACGACAGGAATGTTCGTTGTTCCTTCAAATAGTGATAACCCTGATGCAGCTGCAGAATTTGTGAAAGTAGTGACAAATGCAGATAGTCAAAGGGATTTTAATACGGTAACACAATATATTCCAACAAGAGAATCTGCTAAGGATATCTTTGATAGTCAAGAATATCTAAGCCAACTTGCAACATATACGGAATTTGCATTACCTGGCGTAATTCATCCAATAGGACGCAACATTATGCCGTTAATTCAAGCAGAAGTACAAACGATGATGGAAGGTAAGAAGACACCAAAAGAAGCAGCAGATGCAGCCGCAGCAGTGATTGAAGCGGAACTAGCTAAATAG
- a CDS encoding YesL family protein: MVSWDKFNTIALWMLKVGYLNLIWILFTSIGAVVFGFFPATGAMFSIVRKWVKQERDFRIFPAFWKIYKKEFFKLNGYAVLFTIVGYVLFYDLTFLQINSGKLSFLFPVLVLILIAYVITLLFFFPVYIHFDLKFFQYIKQAFLIAVTSPIETLSIALSFAALYFIVTLIPGIIPLFTGSVLTFVITWISNRAFKRIEIRKGIS, from the coding sequence TTGGTAAGCTGGGACAAGTTTAATACAATTGCATTATGGATGTTAAAAGTAGGCTATTTAAATTTAATTTGGATATTATTTACAAGTATCGGAGCCGTTGTGTTTGGCTTCTTTCCAGCAACAGGAGCAATGTTTTCCATCGTGAGGAAGTGGGTTAAACAGGAACGAGACTTTCGCATATTCCCGGCCTTTTGGAAGATTTACAAGAAGGAATTCTTCAAATTAAACGGATATGCAGTACTATTTACGATTGTTGGGTATGTTTTGTTTTACGATCTAACTTTTTTACAGATAAATAGTGGAAAGTTATCTTTTCTATTTCCAGTATTGGTGTTGATTCTAATTGCATACGTCATCACATTGCTCTTTTTCTTCCCGGTTTACATTCATTTTGACTTAAAATTCTTTCAATATATTAAACAAGCATTTTTAATCGCAGTGACCTCTCCGATCGAAACACTTTCGATTGCACTGTCTTTCGCTGCTTTATACTTTATCGTTACTCTCATACCGGGCATTATTCCGTTATTTACAGGTAGTGTATTAACTTTTGTTATCACTTGGATTAGCAATCGGGCATTTAAAAGAATTGAAATTCGAAAAGGAATAAGTTAG